From one Pseudoliparis swirei isolate HS2019 ecotype Mariana Trench chromosome 5, NWPU_hadal_v1, whole genome shotgun sequence genomic stretch:
- the LOC130193651 gene encoding transcription initiation factor TFIID subunit 4B-like isoform X7 has protein sequence MEDAQLQQREANLTALAAIGPRKKRPMEQTGSQVTLLPRPSIQRVTRVMLRDLLLCMEQDRFLCHSLPLYRAML, from the exons ATGGAAGACGCTCAGCTGCAGCAACGAGAGGCCAACCTCACGGCCCTGGCCGCCATCGGGCCTCGCAAGAAGAGACCAATGGAGCAGACGGGAAGCCAG gtGACCCTGCTGCCCAGACCGAGCATTCAGAGGGTGACCCGCGTCATGCTGAGGGATCTGCTGCTGTGTATGGAGCAGGACCGCTTCCTGTgccactccctccctctgtacAGAGCCATGCTCTGA
- the LOC130193651 gene encoding uncharacterized protein LOC130193651 isoform X3: protein MTLPQKSAWFLKGHTHTLKPCQLECRGEKRFFFSRTKEDLWHAKVSDVRSQLRFLEEVESLKKKRRERDCCVWPDSNRWKTLSCSNERPTSRPWPPSGLARRDQWSRREASRLPVCSFLNSHRASPPLAQPTRMTAT, encoded by the exons atgacgcttccccaaaagtccgcctggtttttaaagggacatacacacacactaaagccatgccagctggaatgcaggggagagaaacgttttttcttctcaagaacaaaa gaGGACCTGTGGCATGCCAAAGTGAGTGATGTGCGATCCCAGCTTCGCTTCCTGGAGGAAGTGGAGagtttgaagaagaagaggagagagagagactgctgcGTTTGGCCAGA CTCCAACAGATGGAAGACGCTCAGCTGCAGCAACGAGAGGCCAACCTCACGGCCCTGGCCGCCATCGGGCCTCGCAAGAAGAGACCAATGGAGCAGACGGGAAGCCAG CCGGCTGCCTGTTTGCTCTTTCCTCAACAGCCACAGGGCTTCACCTCCGCTGGCACAGCCCACACGCATGACGGCTACCTAG
- the LOC130193651 gene encoding uncharacterized protein LOC130193651 isoform X6 — protein sequence MFDLNHRIIPKTSPTDGRRSAAATRGQPHGPGRHRASQEETNGADGKPGDPAAQTEHSEGDPRHAEGSAAVYGAGPLPVPLPPSVQSHALTTSLGMTTPLHRSHINLN from the exons ATGTTTGACTTAAACCACCGGATAATACCCAAGACGT CTCCAACAGATGGAAGACGCTCAGCTGCAGCAACGAGAGGCCAACCTCACGGCCCTGGCCGCCATCGGGCCTCGCAAGAAGAGACCAATGGAGCAGACGGGAAGCCAG gtGACCCTGCTGCCCAGACCGAGCATTCAGAGGGTGACCCGCGTCATGCTGAGGGATCTGCTGCTGTGTATGGAGCAGGACCGCTTCCTGTgccactccctccctctgtacAGAGCCATGCTCTGACCACCTCGCTGGGAATGACCACACCACTACACCGCTCTCATATTAATCTTAATTAA
- the LOC130193651 gene encoding uncharacterized protein LOC130193651 isoform X4, producing the protein MTLPQKSAWFLKGHTHTLKPCQLECRGEKRFFFSRTKEDLWHAKVSDVRSQLRFLEEVESLKKKRRERDCCVWPEVAHTLRIHSISSSSKEPKSSNRWKTLSCSNERPTSRPWPPSGLARRDQWSRREAR; encoded by the exons atgacgcttccccaaaagtccgcctggtttttaaagggacatacacacacactaaagccatgccagctggaatgcaggggagagaaacgttttttcttctcaagaacaaaa gaGGACCTGTGGCATGCCAAAGTGAGTGATGTGCGATCCCAGCTTCGCTTCCTGGAGGAAGTGGAGagtttgaagaagaagaggagagagagagactgctgcGTTTGGCCAGA AGTCGCTCACACACTGAGGATCCACAGCATCAGCAGCTCAAGCAAAGAGCCAAAGAG CTCCAACAGATGGAAGACGCTCAGCTGCAGCAACGAGAGGCCAACCTCACGGCCCTGGCCGCCATCGGGCCTCGCAAGAAGAGACCAATGGAGCAGACGGGAAGCCAG gtGA
- the LOC130193651 gene encoding uncharacterized protein LOC130193651 isoform X5 encodes MRVSWCLQEDLWHAKVSDVRSQLRFLEEVESLKKKRRERDCCVWPEVAHTLRIHSISSSSKEPKSSNRWKTLSCSNERPTSRPWPPSGLARRDQWSRREASRLPVCSFLNSHRASPPLAQPTRMTAT; translated from the exons atgcgagtctcttggtgtttacag gaGGACCTGTGGCATGCCAAAGTGAGTGATGTGCGATCCCAGCTTCGCTTCCTGGAGGAAGTGGAGagtttgaagaagaagaggagagagagagactgctgcGTTTGGCCAGA AGTCGCTCACACACTGAGGATCCACAGCATCAGCAGCTCAAGCAAAGAGCCAAAGAG CTCCAACAGATGGAAGACGCTCAGCTGCAGCAACGAGAGGCCAACCTCACGGCCCTGGCCGCCATCGGGCCTCGCAAGAAGAGACCAATGGAGCAGACGGGAAGCCAG CCGGCTGCCTGTTTGCTCTTTCCTCAACAGCCACAGGGCTTCACCTCCGCTGGCACAGCCCACACGCATGACGGCTACCTAG
- the LOC130193651 gene encoding uncharacterized protein LOC130193651 isoform X1, whose translation MTLPQKSAWFLKGHTHTLKPCQLECRGEKRFFFSRTKEDLWHAKVSDVRSQLRFLEEVESLKKKRRERDCCVWPEVAHTLRIHSISSSSKEPKSSNRWKTLSCSNERPTSRPWPPSGLARRDQWSRREASRLPVCSFLNSHRASPPLAQPTRMTAT comes from the exons atgacgcttccccaaaagtccgcctggtttttaaagggacatacacacacactaaagccatgccagctggaatgcaggggagagaaacgttttttcttctcaagaacaaaa gaGGACCTGTGGCATGCCAAAGTGAGTGATGTGCGATCCCAGCTTCGCTTCCTGGAGGAAGTGGAGagtttgaagaagaagaggagagagagagactgctgcGTTTGGCCAGA AGTCGCTCACACACTGAGGATCCACAGCATCAGCAGCTCAAGCAAAGAGCCAAAGAG CTCCAACAGATGGAAGACGCTCAGCTGCAGCAACGAGAGGCCAACCTCACGGCCCTGGCCGCCATCGGGCCTCGCAAGAAGAGACCAATGGAGCAGACGGGAAGCCAG CCGGCTGCCTGTTTGCTCTTTCCTCAACAGCCACAGGGCTTCACCTCCGCTGGCACAGCCCACACGCATGACGGCTACCTAG
- the LOC130193651 gene encoding uncharacterized protein LOC130193651 isoform X2, translating into MTLPQKSAWFLKGHTHTLKPCQLECRGEKRFFFSRTKEDLWHAKVSDVRSQLRFLEEVESLKKKRRERDCCVWPEVAHTLRIHSISSSSKEPKSSNRWKTLSCSNERPTSRPWPPSGLARRDQWSRREASAAGCLFALSSTATGLHLRWHSPHA; encoded by the exons atgacgcttccccaaaagtccgcctggtttttaaagggacatacacacacactaaagccatgccagctggaatgcaggggagagaaacgttttttcttctcaagaacaaaa gaGGACCTGTGGCATGCCAAAGTGAGTGATGTGCGATCCCAGCTTCGCTTCCTGGAGGAAGTGGAGagtttgaagaagaagaggagagagagagactgctgcGTTTGGCCAGA AGTCGCTCACACACTGAGGATCCACAGCATCAGCAGCTCAAGCAAAGAGCCAAAGAG CTCCAACAGATGGAAGACGCTCAGCTGCAGCAACGAGAGGCCAACCTCACGGCCCTGGCCGCCATCGGGCCTCGCAAGAAGAGACCAATGGAGCAGACGGGAAGCCAG CGCAGCCGGCTGCCTGTTTGCTCTTTCCTCAACAGCCACAGGGCTTCACCTCCGCTGGCACAGCCCACACGCATGA